The following are encoded in a window of Sphingobium sp. AP49 genomic DNA:
- a CDS encoding efflux RND transporter permease subunit, producing the protein MHSTDLFIRRPILSLVVSMLILLVGVSATFSLPVRQYPYLENATITVSTSFPGATQDVMQGFVTTPIAQSIATASGIEYLTSTSKQGSSTVKARLVLNADADRAMTEVLAKVQQVKYRLPAGTTDPVITKASEGGTAAQYVAFYSKTLSIQQITDFVTRVAQPLFTSIPGVASAEVSGGRALAMRIWIDPVKLAARGLSASDISAALKANNVQAAPGQLKGQLTVTNITADTDVRSLDDFRQMVIKTGAEGAGLVRLGDVATLELGGQNYDSASFADGTPAVFLALEQSPDGNPLEIVKAAQGMVPKLREMAPPGLTISPNYDVAKFVNASIDEVIHSLIEAIVIVIVVIFLFLGSVRAVIIPVVTIPLSLVGTAALMLACGFSLNLLTLLAMVLAIGLVVDDAIVVVENIHRHIEEGLSPVKAAMVGAREIIAPVIAMTITLAAVYAPIGLMGGLTGALFREFAFTLAGSVLVSGVIALTLSPMMSSLLLRSKQSESRLAKAIEHRMGKLTAAYGGLLAKTLAARGAVLLVGVVVLAGIVILFSGTRHELAPTEDQGAVIIATRAPQYAGVGYTAHYAAMVQKLFRGLPEYDNSFIHVNDGGGGTHTSFGGVILKDWTERKRSGDDIQQVLQAAGGAIDGETVTAFQLPPLPGGGGGLPVQMVVRSAGDVRSLYDATEKLKAAAWASGLFLFVDSDLAFDSEAAHITVDRSKANDMGVTMEAIADTLAVLVGENYVNRFNFHDRSYDVIPQVAGVDRVTPDDLGRFYVKTRSGALVPLSTVTKIEMQPQANQLTQFNQMNSVTLEALPAPGVTMGQAVAFLESQPLPTGMNIDWLSDSRQFVQEGNRLVVSFGFALIVIFLVLAAQFESLRDPLVILVTVPLAVCGALVPLWLGYGTLNIYTQIGLVTLIGLISKHGILMVTFANQIQQEEGLGRIEAIEKAAAVRMRPVLMTTAAMVAGLVPLLFAGGAGAASRFAIGLVVVTGMLVGTLFTLFVLPTVYSFLAVNHRAVAESDRARDLAAMETADA; encoded by the coding sequence ATGCACTCCACCGACCTGTTCATCCGCCGCCCGATCCTGTCGCTCGTCGTCAGCATGCTCATCCTGCTCGTCGGCGTCAGCGCGACCTTCTCGCTGCCGGTCCGGCAATATCCCTATCTGGAGAACGCCACGATCACCGTGTCGACCAGTTTCCCCGGCGCGACCCAGGACGTGATGCAGGGTTTCGTCACGACGCCGATCGCGCAGTCGATCGCGACTGCGAGCGGCATCGAATATCTGACCTCGACCTCGAAGCAGGGCAGCAGCACGGTGAAGGCGCGGCTGGTCCTCAACGCGGATGCCGACCGGGCGATGACCGAAGTGCTCGCCAAGGTGCAGCAGGTCAAGTATCGGCTCCCGGCGGGCACGACCGACCCGGTCATCACCAAGGCGAGCGAGGGCGGCACCGCCGCCCAATATGTCGCTTTCTACAGCAAGACGCTGTCGATCCAGCAGATCACCGATTTCGTCACCCGCGTCGCCCAGCCGCTGTTCACCAGCATCCCCGGCGTCGCCTCCGCGGAAGTGTCCGGCGGCCGGGCGCTGGCGATGCGCATCTGGATCGACCCGGTGAAGCTGGCCGCGCGCGGCCTGTCGGCCAGCGACATCTCCGCCGCGCTCAAGGCGAACAATGTCCAGGCGGCGCCGGGCCAGCTCAAGGGGCAGCTCACCGTCACGAACATCACCGCCGACACCGATGTCCGCAGCCTCGACGATTTCCGCCAGATGGTCATCAAGACCGGCGCGGAAGGGGCCGGCCTCGTCCGGCTGGGCGATGTCGCGACGCTGGAGCTGGGCGGCCAGAATTACGACAGCGCTTCCTTTGCGGATGGCACCCCCGCCGTCTTCCTCGCCCTGGAGCAAAGCCCGGACGGCAACCCGCTGGAGATCGTGAAGGCCGCGCAGGGCATGGTGCCCAAGCTGCGCGAGATGGCCCCGCCCGGCCTCACCATTTCGCCCAACTATGATGTGGCGAAGTTCGTCAACGCCTCGATCGACGAGGTGATACACTCGCTGATCGAGGCGATCGTGATCGTCATCGTCGTCATCTTCCTGTTCCTGGGATCGGTGCGCGCGGTGATCATCCCGGTCGTCACCATCCCGCTCTCGCTGGTCGGCACGGCTGCACTGATGCTCGCCTGCGGCTTCTCGCTCAACCTCCTGACCCTGCTGGCGATGGTGCTCGCCATCGGCCTGGTCGTCGACGACGCGATCGTGGTGGTGGAAAATATCCACCGCCATATCGAGGAGGGACTGTCGCCCGTCAAAGCGGCGATGGTCGGCGCGCGCGAGATCATCGCGCCGGTGATCGCGATGACCATCACGCTGGCCGCCGTCTATGCCCCGATCGGGCTGATGGGCGGCCTCACCGGAGCGCTGTTCCGTGAGTTCGCCTTCACGCTGGCCGGATCGGTGCTGGTGTCCGGCGTGATCGCGCTGACGCTGTCGCCGATGATGAGTTCGCTGCTGCTGCGTTCCAAGCAGAGCGAGTCCCGCCTGGCCAAGGCGATCGAGCACCGGATGGGGAAGCTCACCGCCGCCTATGGCGGGCTGCTCGCAAAGACGCTCGCCGCGCGCGGGGCGGTGTTGCTGGTGGGCGTGGTGGTTCTGGCGGGCATCGTCATCCTGTTCAGCGGCACGCGGCACGAGCTGGCGCCGACCGAGGACCAGGGCGCGGTGATCATCGCAACCCGCGCGCCGCAATATGCCGGCGTCGGCTACACCGCCCATTATGCGGCGATGGTGCAGAAGCTGTTCAGGGGACTGCCCGAATATGACAACAGCTTCATTCATGTAAACGATGGCGGCGGCGGCACCCACACCAGTTTCGGCGGCGTCATCCTCAAGGACTGGACGGAGCGGAAGCGCTCCGGCGACGACATCCAGCAGGTGTTGCAGGCCGCCGGCGGGGCGATCGACGGGGAGACCGTGACCGCCTTCCAGCTTCCGCCCCTGCCGGGCGGCGGCGGCGGCCTGCCTGTCCAGATGGTCGTGCGGTCGGCCGGCGACGTCCGCTCGCTCTATGACGCGACCGAGAAGCTGAAGGCGGCGGCCTGGGCGAGCGGGCTGTTCCTGTTCGTCGACAGCGACCTCGCCTTCGACAGTGAGGCGGCGCACATCACCGTCGACCGCAGCAAGGCCAACGACATGGGGGTGACGATGGAGGCGATCGCCGACACGCTCGCGGTCCTCGTCGGCGAGAATTACGTCAACCGCTTCAACTTCCACGACCGCTCCTATGACGTGATCCCGCAGGTCGCGGGCGTCGACCGGGTGACGCCCGACGATCTCGGCCGCTTCTATGTGAAGACCCGTTCCGGCGCGCTCGTTCCGCTTTCGACCGTCACGAAGATCGAGATGCAGCCGCAGGCGAACCAGTTGACGCAGTTCAACCAGATGAACTCGGTCACGCTCGAAGCCTTGCCCGCTCCCGGCGTCACCATGGGCCAGGCGGTCGCCTTCCTCGAATCCCAGCCGCTGCCGACGGGGATGAACATCGACTGGCTCAGCGACAGCCGCCAGTTCGTCCAGGAGGGCAACCGGCTCGTCGTCTCCTTCGGCTTCGCGCTCATCGTGATCTTCCTCGTCCTCGCCGCGCAGTTCGAGAGCCTGCGCGATCCGCTGGTGATCCTCGTCACCGTGCCGCTGGCGGTGTGCGGCGCGCTGGTGCCGCTGTGGCTCGGCTACGGCACGCTCAACATCTACACCCAGATCGGGCTGGTGACGCTGATCGGCCTGATCTCCAAGCACGGCATCCTGATGGTGACGTTCGCCAACCAGATCCAGCAGGAGGAAGGCCTGGGCCGCATCGAGGCGATCGAGAAGGCCGCCGCCGTCCGCATGCGGCCGGTGCTGATGACCACCGCCGCGATGGTAGCCGGCCTCGTGCCGCTGCTGTTCGCGGGCGGCGCCGGCGCGGCCAGCCGGTTCGCGATCGGCCTCGTGGTCGTCACCGGCATGCTGGTTGGCACGCTGTTCACCCTGTTCGTGCTGCCGACGGTCTACAGCTTCCTGGCCGTCAACCACCGCGCCGTGGCGGAGAGCGACCGGGCGCGCGACCTCGCCGCGATGGAGACGGCCGATGCGTAG
- a CDS encoding TolC family protein, with protein sequence MRRMTRKPIRFAPLLVAGLLAGCMSGPNYRPPASATVPPATGPFVSQASGVTPAAEPPADWWRLYDDPALDTLIEAALAANTDLRAADANLRRARALLSEARAGRYPSTTTSDGATWGRGQTSQGGSFGSSDEQWTEQAGFAAAWEVDLFGRVGRAIEAARADTAAVAAARDAIRVTVVAETTRTWSQACALGESLAVARSSLLLTQDSYRVVEAQQRAGSASTLDLERAGTAVAQARAAIAPTEAQRRAALFELAALIGRTPSEVPAAASGCTRAPELRRPIPIGDGAALLRRRPDVRRAERTLGADTARIGLAIADLYPRISLGGAANYLHSAKGNDGPALSFSLGPLISWSFPNIAVARSRVRQARATAEVDLAGFDGVVLTALKETEQALSTYAAALDERSALAEARDRAERAFRLADLRYRAGSISYLDQIVAQTSLTDASAKLADANLRVASDRVDVFKALGGGWEDPDVPLTRSKTSYSLGAPLGKATRHLNRSAQ encoded by the coding sequence ATGCGTAGGATGACCCGCAAGCCCATTCGGTTCGCGCCGCTGCTTGTCGCCGGCCTGCTTGCCGGCTGCATGTCCGGCCCGAACTATCGGCCGCCCGCATCCGCAACCGTCCCGCCCGCCACAGGGCCGTTCGTCAGCCAGGCGTCCGGCGTCACCCCTGCGGCGGAACCGCCGGCGGACTGGTGGCGGCTCTACGACGATCCGGCGCTCGATACGCTGATCGAAGCCGCGCTCGCCGCCAACACCGACCTGCGCGCTGCCGACGCCAACCTGCGCCGCGCCCGCGCGCTACTCTCCGAGGCGCGCGCAGGCCGCTACCCCTCGACCACGACAAGCGACGGCGCGACCTGGGGCCGTGGGCAGACCAGCCAGGGCGGCTCGTTCGGCAGCAGTGACGAGCAATGGACCGAACAGGCGGGTTTCGCCGCTGCGTGGGAGGTCGATCTGTTCGGCCGTGTCGGCCGCGCGATCGAGGCCGCGCGCGCGGATACGGCAGCGGTCGCCGCCGCGCGGGATGCGATTCGCGTGACGGTCGTCGCGGAAACCACACGAACCTGGTCGCAAGCCTGCGCGCTCGGGGAATCGCTTGCGGTCGCCCGTTCGTCGCTCTTATTGACACAGGACAGCTACAGGGTCGTCGAGGCCCAGCAGCGCGCGGGGTCCGCGTCCACCCTCGATCTCGAACGCGCCGGCACGGCGGTCGCGCAGGCGCGCGCCGCGATCGCGCCGACCGAGGCACAGCGCCGCGCCGCGCTGTTCGAGTTGGCGGCCCTCATCGGCCGCACGCCGTCCGAAGTGCCGGCGGCGGCGTCCGGCTGCACGCGCGCGCCTGAGCTACGCCGTCCGATCCCGATCGGCGACGGCGCCGCGCTGCTGCGCCGGCGGCCCGATGTCCGGCGGGCGGAACGCACGCTCGGGGCCGACACCGCGCGGATCGGCTTGGCGATCGCTGATCTCTACCCGCGCATCAGCCTTGGCGGCGCGGCGAATTACCTGCACAGCGCCAAGGGCAATGACGGCCCGGCGCTGTCCTTCTCGCTCGGGCCGCTGATAAGCTGGAGTTTCCCCAACATCGCCGTCGCCCGCTCGCGGGTTCGGCAGGCGCGCGCCACCGCCGAGGTGGATCTCGCCGGATTCGACGGGGTCGTGCTAACCGCGCTCAAGGAGACCGAGCAAGCGCTGTCCACCTATGCCGCCGCGCTGGACGAGCGATCCGCACTCGCCGAAGCGCGGGACCGGGCGGAGCGCGCCTTCCGGCTTGCCGACCTTCGCTACCGTGCCGGGTCGATCAGCTATCTCGACCAGATCGTCGCGCAGACCAGCCTCACCGATGCCAGTGCAAAGCTCGCCGACGCCAACCTCCGGGTCGCATCCGATCGCGTCGATGTCTTCAAGGCTCTCGGCGGCGGCTGGGAGGACCCGGACGTGCCTCTGACACGGAGCAAGACATCTTACAGTCTTGGTGCGCCTTTGGGAAAGGCGACGCGACATCTGAATCGTTCAGCGCAGTAG
- a CDS encoding LysR family transcriptional regulator, whose translation MPFDIRQLRYAIAAADHGSFYRAARALDIEQSTLSRNISKLERAIGMRVFERSRAGVKTTLAGNAFIRGAKPMVAAADKLAAMMRAAGQGRAGGLMLGHNSSVSAGNLRATLMSWCDAYPDVEVACVEADRSVLLAGLDTGEIDIAILMGTTGHNGLRCKPLWSEQMLVALPATHPFAERDVVHWTDLRGQRFLLPAADPGPEIRDMLLGRVAITGSKLDIRMQQASRETVLSVLASCSGVSIVCEGSTGAHYPDVVYRPIHGEQGPALTGYSGWWRDDNGNPALRRFLGFIRTHYALSFDL comes from the coding sequence ATGCCCTTTGACATCCGTCAACTTCGCTATGCGATCGCGGCAGCAGATCATGGCAGCTTTTACCGAGCAGCACGCGCCCTCGATATCGAGCAATCGACACTCAGCCGGAACATATCCAAGCTAGAGCGGGCTATCGGAATGCGAGTTTTTGAGCGGTCACGTGCTGGCGTCAAGACGACTCTAGCCGGAAATGCATTCATTCGCGGCGCCAAGCCGATGGTGGCCGCCGCGGACAAACTTGCGGCGATGATGCGAGCGGCTGGGCAAGGTCGAGCGGGCGGCCTTATGCTAGGGCACAACAGCTCGGTCTCCGCCGGCAATCTGCGGGCGACGCTGATGAGCTGGTGCGACGCATATCCGGACGTGGAGGTTGCGTGTGTAGAAGCCGATCGGAGTGTTCTACTCGCCGGCCTGGATACCGGGGAAATCGACATCGCTATTCTCATGGGCACGACCGGCCATAACGGATTACGCTGCAAGCCGTTGTGGAGCGAGCAGATGCTAGTTGCGCTGCCCGCGACCCATCCGTTCGCGGAACGTGACGTGGTTCACTGGACGGATCTTCGAGGCCAGCGTTTCCTGTTGCCTGCCGCCGATCCTGGCCCGGAGATAAGGGATATGCTGCTCGGGCGCGTCGCGATCACGGGCAGTAAGCTCGACATCCGAATGCAGCAGGCGAGCCGCGAAACAGTGTTAAGCGTTCTTGCCAGTTGTTCGGGTGTGAGCATCGTCTGCGAAGGTTCGACCGGTGCGCACTACCCCGATGTCGTCTATCGGCCGATACACGGCGAACAGGGGCCGGCGCTGACCGGCTATTCCGGTTGGTGGCGCGACGACAACGGCAATCCGGCACTGCGGCGCTTCCTTGGATTCATCCGGACGCATTATGCGCTGTCTTTTGATTTATAG
- a CDS encoding DUF2274 domain-containing protein, whose protein sequence is MTKLKLGPLADDRPVKLTVELRAAVHRDLVAYAAALAAETGGDAMAPEKLVSPMLAKFMASDRGFSRRRGAAKG, encoded by the coding sequence ATGACCAAGTTGAAGCTGGGGCCATTGGCCGACGACCGGCCCGTCAAGCTGACGGTCGAATTGCGCGCCGCTGTCCACCGCGATCTTGTCGCCTATGCCGCAGCGCTCGCGGCTGAGACCGGCGGGGACGCTATGGCACCTGAAAAGCTCGTCTCGCCCATGTTAGCGAAGTTCATGGCGAGCGATCGGGGATTTTCGCGGCGTCGCGGCGCTGCCAAAGGCTGA
- a CDS encoding TrbI/VirB10 family protein: MTDSHDAPAEARPESQAARPDPAAFQLRGDPPRVMRLSRKALAVVGIAAGLGIGGSLIYALRPTGDRAAQELYNTDSRATAETITSGPRDYAQAPRLGPPLPGDLGRPIVSAQQRGEDIPVPPIGAQPGPPDPRAQAAEAARQRAAQERDAARTSSVFLGSGGPRAGAEPVSTPGLPAPSAQEPDQQAAQGDQAGKRAFMARASNQRTVSVERLTAPASPNIVLAGSIIPAALITGVRSDLPGQITAQVTANVYDSPTGRILLVPQGARLIGEYDSEIAAGQTRVLLAWDRLIMPDGRSIVLERQPGADGAGLAGLQDRVNQHWGNLLKAAAVSTLLGVGAELGADSEDDLTRALRRGSQDTINQSGQQIVRRQLNVEPTLAIRPGHPLRVILTRDLVLEPIGGTP, from the coding sequence GTGACCGATAGCCACGATGCGCCAGCCGAAGCGCGGCCGGAGTCGCAGGCCGCTCGCCCCGATCCCGCCGCGTTCCAGCTTCGCGGCGATCCGCCCCGCGTCATGCGGCTCTCCCGCAAGGCGCTCGCCGTCGTCGGGATTGCCGCCGGTCTCGGCATCGGCGGTTCGCTGATTTATGCGCTGCGGCCGACAGGCGATCGGGCCGCGCAGGAACTCTACAACACCGACAGCCGCGCCACGGCCGAGACCATCACGTCCGGCCCGCGCGATTACGCACAGGCGCCACGGCTTGGCCCGCCGCTTCCCGGCGACCTCGGCCGTCCGATCGTGTCGGCGCAGCAGCGTGGCGAGGACATCCCCGTGCCGCCGATCGGCGCGCAGCCCGGCCCGCCCGATCCGCGCGCGCAGGCGGCGGAAGCCGCCCGGCAGCGCGCGGCGCAGGAACGCGATGCGGCCCGCACCAGCTCGGTCTTTCTCGGCAGCGGCGGCCCGCGTGCGGGTGCGGAGCCGGTCTCGACGCCGGGCTTGCCGGCGCCTTCAGCGCAGGAACCGGACCAGCAGGCGGCGCAAGGCGACCAGGCCGGCAAGCGCGCATTCATGGCGCGGGCGTCCAACCAACGCACGGTCAGCGTCGAGCGGCTAACAGCGCCGGCATCGCCCAACATCGTGCTGGCCGGCAGTATCATCCCGGCTGCGCTCATCACCGGCGTCCGTTCGGACCTGCCCGGCCAGATCACCGCGCAGGTGACGGCCAATGTCTATGACAGCCCGACGGGGCGCATCCTACTTGTTCCGCAGGGCGCGCGGCTCATCGGCGAGTATGACAGCGAGATCGCCGCCGGACAGACCCGCGTGCTGCTCGCCTGGGATCGGCTCATCATGCCGGACGGCCGCTCGATCGTTCTCGAGCGCCAGCCCGGCGCCGACGGCGCGGGGTTAGCGGGGCTACAGGACCGCGTGAACCAGCATTGGGGCAATCTGCTCAAGGCGGCGGCCGTATCGACATTGCTCGGCGTAGGTGCCGAGCTTGGCGCGGACAGTGAAGACGACCTGACCCGTGCGCTGCGGCGCGGCTCGCAGGACACCATCAACCAGTCCGGCCAGCAGATCGTGCGGCGGCAGCTTAACGTGGAGCCGACGCTCGCCATCCGGCCAGGCCATCCGCTTCGCGTGATTCTGACTCGTGACCTCGTGCTCGAACCCATCGGAGGAACGCCATGA
- the trbG gene encoding P-type conjugative transfer protein TrbG yields MTGIPIRLAATAALFVSASALAGCATTSARPPVIAFDDPPPAIVATPAAEPPRAVEIVTIPEPLPLPGQLKPVTENARPPEPADPRRRVGSANDAARIQPVRDGFLNAIQQYPWTDGALYQVYTAPGQITDIALQEGEQLVGPGPVAAGDTVRWIIGDTVSGGGATARVHILVKPTRPDLATNLVINTDRRTYHVELRATPATYMASVSWTYPQDQLIALQGRNAAAAAAAPAATGVDVTALNFRYRIEGDRVPWTPNRAFDDGRQVFIEFPAGILQGEMPPLFVTGARGDAELVNYRVQGRYMVVDRLFAAAELRLGDRRTEQRVRIVRDDGRRGRP; encoded by the coding sequence ATGACTGGCATACCCATCCGCCTCGCGGCCACGGCCGCGCTGTTCGTTTCCGCATCCGCGCTCGCCGGCTGCGCCACCACGTCGGCCAGGCCGCCCGTGATCGCTTTTGACGATCCGCCCCCGGCGATCGTCGCGACGCCCGCGGCCGAGCCACCGCGCGCGGTCGAGATCGTGACCATCCCAGAACCACTGCCGCTGCCCGGCCAGTTGAAGCCGGTGACGGAGAACGCGCGGCCGCCAGAGCCCGCCGATCCGCGCCGCCGTGTCGGCAGCGCCAACGACGCCGCGCGCATCCAGCCTGTGCGCGACGGCTTCCTCAACGCTATTCAGCAATATCCGTGGACTGATGGTGCGCTCTATCAGGTCTATACCGCGCCCGGCCAGATTACCGACATCGCCTTGCAGGAAGGCGAGCAGCTCGTAGGGCCGGGGCCGGTCGCTGCTGGCGACACGGTGCGGTGGATCATCGGCGACACGGTGAGCGGTGGCGGCGCGACCGCGCGCGTGCATATCTTGGTGAAACCGACCCGGCCGGACCTCGCCACCAACCTCGTCATCAACACCGACCGGCGCACCTACCATGTGGAGCTGCGCGCCACGCCGGCGACCTACATGGCGTCCGTGTCCTGGACCTATCCGCAGGACCAGCTCATCGCCTTGCAAGGCCGCAACGCGGCTGCGGCTGCCGCTGCGCCGGCCGCGACAGGCGTGGACGTGACGGCGCTCAATTTCCGCTACCGGATCGAAGGCGACCGCGTGCCGTGGACGCCAAACCGGGCGTTCGACGACGGACGGCAGGTGTTCATCGAGTTTCCCGCCGGGATCTTGCAAGGCGAGATGCCGCCGCTATTCGTGACCGGTGCGCGGGGTGACGCGGAGCTGGTCAACTACCGTGTGCAAGGCCGCTACATGGTGGTCGATCGCCTGTTCGCCGCCGCCGAGCTGCGCCTGGGCGACCGCCGCACCGAACAGCGCGTCCGCATCGTGCGCGACGACGGACGGAGGGGGCGGCCGTGA
- the trbF gene encoding conjugal transfer protein TrbF: protein MFKRPSIRYGQTPEPATPYQRAAQAWDDRIGSARVQAKNWRLAFFGTLALSGGLAGGLIWQSARGHIVPWVVQVDRLGEAQAVAPAEAGYRPTDPQVAFHLARFIEQVRAIPADSVIVRQNWLRAYDFTTDRGALALNDYARANDPFANVGRVQIAVEVSSVIRASPDSFRIAWIERRYQDGSLAATERWSAMLTIVVQPPRTPDALRKNPLGVFVNALNWSKELSQ from the coding sequence ATGTTCAAGCGACCGAGCATCCGCTACGGCCAGACGCCCGAGCCGGCCACACCCTATCAGCGCGCGGCGCAGGCATGGGACGACCGCATCGGCTCCGCGCGCGTGCAGGCGAAGAACTGGCGGCTCGCCTTCTTCGGCACGCTGGCGCTATCGGGCGGGCTCGCCGGTGGCCTCATCTGGCAGTCGGCGCGCGGCCATATCGTGCCCTGGGTAGTGCAGGTCGATCGGCTTGGCGAAGCCCAGGCGGTTGCGCCGGCCGAGGCCGGCTACCGTCCCACCGACCCGCAGGTCGCGTTCCATCTCGCTCGCTTCATCGAGCAGGTCCGCGCGATCCCGGCCGATTCGGTGATCGTCCGTCAGAACTGGCTGCGGGCCTACGATTTCACGACCGATCGCGGTGCGCTCGCGCTCAACGACTATGCGCGTGCCAACGACCCGTTCGCCAATGTCGGAAGGGTGCAGATCGCGGTGGAGGTGTCGAGCGTCATCCGCGCCTCGCCCGACAGCTTCCGCATCGCCTGGATCGAGCGCCGCTATCAGGACGGCAGCCTCGCCGCCACCGAACGCTGGTCCGCGATGCTCACCATCGTCGTCCAGCCGCCGCGCACTCCTGACGCCCTGCGCAAGAATCCGCTCGGTGTTTTCGTCAATGCCCTCAACTGGTCGAAGGAGCTGTCGCAATGA
- the trbL gene encoding P-type conjugative transfer protein TrbL — protein MGGTGVVDRFLDVFTRYIDSGFGLLGGEVAFIATTLIVIDVTLAALFWTWGEGDDIIARLVKKTLFVGVFAYIIGNWNSLARIVFESFAGLGLKASGTGFTAAELLQPGRVAQVGLEAGQPILESISDLMGWVAFFENFIQIAVLLIAWVLVILAFFILAIQLFVTLIEFKLATLAGFVLIPFGLFGKTAFMAERVLGLVISSGIKVLVLAVIVGIGSTLFDEFRAGFGGAQPSIEDAMAVALASLCLLGLGVFGPSIANGIVSGGPALGAGAAAGTVLASGGALVGGAAAARLGAGAAAGAVGGAARGAAFTSGAANSAYALGSAGRSGASAVAGGAAGVGQAAAGAAMSPLRKAAASLKESYRSGGRAAVTATGGTISGGSSTPSPDAPAGAPAWASAMKSRQTMTHGATIAAHTLRSGDGGGSGASVDTSQKD, from the coding sequence ATGGGCGGCACCGGCGTCGTCGATCGCTTTCTGGATGTCTTCACCCGCTACATCGACAGCGGGTTCGGCCTGCTCGGCGGCGAGGTGGCGTTCATCGCCACCACCCTGATAGTCATCGACGTGACCCTGGCTGCGCTGTTCTGGACGTGGGGTGAAGGCGACGACATCATCGCCCGCCTCGTCAAGAAGACGCTGTTCGTAGGCGTCTTCGCCTACATCATCGGCAACTGGAACAGCCTGGCACGCATCGTCTTCGAGAGCTTCGCCGGGCTCGGCCTCAAAGCGTCGGGCACCGGCTTTACAGCCGCCGAACTGCTCCAGCCGGGCCGCGTCGCGCAAGTCGGGCTGGAGGCGGGTCAGCCGATCCTAGAATCCATTTCAGACTTGATGGGCTGGGTCGCATTCTTCGAAAACTTCATCCAGATCGCGGTGCTGCTGATCGCTTGGGTGCTCGTCATCCTCGCCTTCTTCATTCTGGCGATCCAGCTCTTTGTGACGCTGATCGAGTTCAAGCTGGCGACACTCGCCGGCTTCGTCCTCATCCCGTTCGGCCTGTTCGGCAAGACCGCCTTCATGGCCGAGCGCGTGCTGGGGCTGGTGATCTCGTCGGGCATCAAGGTGCTGGTGCTTGCTGTCATCGTCGGCATCGGCTCGACTTTGTTCGACGAGTTTCGCGCCGGTTTCGGCGGCGCGCAGCCCAGCATCGAGGACGCGATGGCCGTCGCGCTCGCTTCTCTCTGCCTTCTCGGCCTCGGCGTCTTCGGCCCGTCGATCGCCAACGGCATCGTCTCAGGCGGCCCGGCGCTTGGCGCAGGCGCTGCAGCGGGAACCGTGCTCGCATCCGGCGGCGCGCTTGTCGGTGGCGCCGCTGCCGCCCGCCTCGGCGCCGGCGCAGCGGCGGGCGCGGTCGGCGGCGCGGCGCGAGGCGCCGCGTTCACCTCGGGCGCAGCCAACAGCGCCTATGCGCTCGGTTCGGCCGGCAGGTCCGGCGCGTCCGCGGTGGCCGGCGGTGCTGCCGGCGTCGGCCAGGCGGCGGCCGGTGCGGCCATGTCACCGCTCCGCAAGGCGGCCGCCTCGCTCAAGGAAAGCTATCGCTCAGGCGGCCGCGCCGCCGTCACCGCAACGGGCGGGACCATTTCGGGCGGCAGCTCCACGCCGTCACCGGATGCACCGGCCGGCGCGCCCGCCTGGGCATCCGCGATGAAGAGCCGCCAGACCATGACCCACGGCGCGACCATCGCCGCCCACACGCTGCGCTCCGGCGATGGCGGCGGCAGCGGCGCGTCCGTCGACACCAGCCAGAAGGATTGA
- the trbK-alt gene encoding putative entry exclusion protein TrbK-alt, which produces MDSKFLARIGAVIFIAIAITMTAIEMSRAPEPARAAPAAVADTSATDPLLIELRRCQSIGAAGVSDPDCLRAWAENRRRFLAPGARAAARIAEDSSAQEN; this is translated from the coding sequence ATGGACAGCAAGTTCCTCGCGCGCATCGGCGCCGTCATTTTCATCGCCATCGCCATCACGATGACGGCGATCGAGATGAGCCGCGCACCCGAACCCGCGCGCGCGGCGCCGGCGGCCGTCGCCGACACCTCGGCGACGGACCCGCTGCTGATCGAGCTGCGCCGCTGCCAGTCGATCGGCGCGGCCGGGGTAAGCGATCCCGACTGCCTGCGCGCCTGGGCCGAGAACCGTCGCCGGTTCCTCGCGCCCGGCGCGCGCGCCGCCGCCCGCATCGCTGAAGACTCTTCGGCACAGGAGAACTGA